A genome region from Setaria italica strain Yugu1 chromosome III, Setaria_italica_v2.0, whole genome shotgun sequence includes the following:
- the LOC101771720 gene encoding transcription factor MYC3 isoform X1 has product MLASSKKIAADREASPAFSLFHLQSSGTGIMDRHMEDSSTFLQWAMNQLHHQQPSAAAAASAYQDGAGAGGSGAAGNSEAVFPSLQALRSGAPQTQPQPVAASVRVRDLTVQVDHRTNSSSSGDSPGGGAAMDHDATTGWSPHTARSRTTGLGGGSNSRPMSWNFSAAAAQPAACESGGGAALPDAAVAARAVQLPSAGRRGGGSAAPAAAAAAAPSSSPGPVQDHIIAERRRREKINQRFIELSTVIPELKKMDKATILGDAVKYVRKLQEKVKTLEEDGAHSAGGSSSMVQSAVLVKKPCHLQPEDEAIMASGGGGDGGQLPEIEARLSEKSVLVRIHCRNARGLLVRVISEVEKMHLSITHTNVMPFPASTAIITITAKVEEGFIATVDEIVRSINSVLHQHYSSSSEETRG; this is encoded by the exons ATGCTAGCTAGCTCCAAGAAGATAGCTGCAGATCGAGAGGCATCACCAGCTTTTTCTCTCTTCCATCTGCAG TCATCAGGGACAGGAATTATGGATCGACATATGGAAGATTCGAGCACGTTCCTCCAGTGGGCAATGAACCAGCTGCACCATCAgcagccctccgccgccgccgcagcttctGCATACCAGGACGGAGCTggtgccggcggcagcggcgccgccggaaACAGTGAAGCTGTCTTCCCGTCGCTCCAGGCGCTCCGCAGCGGAGCCCCCCAGACCCAACCCCAGCCCGTGGCCGCCAGCGTCCGAGTCCGCGACCTGACGGTGCAGGTGGACCACCGGACCAACAGCTCCAGCTCCGGCGACAGCCCGGGCGGAGGCGCTGCCATGGACCACGACGCGACCACCGGGTGGTCCCCCCACACCGCCCGCTCCAGGACCACCGGccttggcggcggcagcaacagCAGGCCCATGAGCTGGAACttcagcgccgcggcggcgcagccaGCAGCgtgcgagagcggcggcggcgccgcgctgccGGACGCCGCTGTGGCCGCGAGGGCGGTGCAGCTGCCatcggcggggaggagagggggcggcagcgcggcgcccgctgctgctgctgctgcggcgccatcgtcgtcgccgGGTCCAGTGCAGGACCACATCAtcgcggagcggcggcggagggagaagATCAACCAGCGGTTCATCGAGCTCTCCACCGTCATCCCCGAGCTCAAGAAG ATGGACAAGGCGACCATTCTTGGGGACGCGGTGAAGTACGTGAGGAAGCTGCAGGAGAAGGTGAAGACCCTGGAGGAGGACGGCGCCCacagcgccggcggcagcagcagcatggtgCAGTCGGCGGTGCTCGTCAAGAAGCCGTGCCACCTGCAGCCCGAGGACGAGGCCAtcatggcgagcggcggcggcggcgacggcggtcaGCTGCCGGAGATCGAGGCGCGGCTGTCGGAGAAGAGCGTTTTGGTGCGGATCCACTGCCGCAACGCGAGGGGGCTTCTGGTGAGGGTGATATCGGAGGTGGAGAAGATGCACCTCTCCATCACCCACACCAACGTCATGCCCttccccgcctccaccgccatcaTCACCATCACAGCCAAG GTGGAGGAGGGGTTCATTGCCACAGTGGATGAGATAGTGAGAAGTATTAACTCCGTGCTACACCAACATTACAGCAGCAGTtctgaagaaacaagaggaTAG
- the LOC101771720 gene encoding anthocyanin regulatory Lc protein isoform X2 translates to MDRHMEDSSTFLQWAMNQLHHQQPSAAAAASAYQDGAGAGGSGAAGNSEAVFPSLQALRSGAPQTQPQPVAASVRVRDLTVQVDHRTNSSSSGDSPGGGAAMDHDATTGWSPHTARSRTTGLGGGSNSRPMSWNFSAAAAQPAACESGGGAALPDAAVAARAVQLPSAGRRGGGSAAPAAAAAAAPSSSPGPVQDHIIAERRRREKINQRFIELSTVIPELKKMDKATILGDAVKYVRKLQEKVKTLEEDGAHSAGGSSSMVQSAVLVKKPCHLQPEDEAIMASGGGGDGGQLPEIEARLSEKSVLVRIHCRNARGLLVRVISEVEKMHLSITHTNVMPFPASTAIITITAKVEEGFIATVDEIVRSINSVLHQHYSSSSEETRG, encoded by the exons ATGGATCGACATATGGAAGATTCGAGCACGTTCCTCCAGTGGGCAATGAACCAGCTGCACCATCAgcagccctccgccgccgccgcagcttctGCATACCAGGACGGAGCTggtgccggcggcagcggcgccgccggaaACAGTGAAGCTGTCTTCCCGTCGCTCCAGGCGCTCCGCAGCGGAGCCCCCCAGACCCAACCCCAGCCCGTGGCCGCCAGCGTCCGAGTCCGCGACCTGACGGTGCAGGTGGACCACCGGACCAACAGCTCCAGCTCCGGCGACAGCCCGGGCGGAGGCGCTGCCATGGACCACGACGCGACCACCGGGTGGTCCCCCCACACCGCCCGCTCCAGGACCACCGGccttggcggcggcagcaacagCAGGCCCATGAGCTGGAACttcagcgccgcggcggcgcagccaGCAGCgtgcgagagcggcggcggcgccgcgctgccGGACGCCGCTGTGGCCGCGAGGGCGGTGCAGCTGCCatcggcggggaggagagggggcggcagcgcggcgcccgctgctgctgctgctgcggcgccatcgtcgtcgccgGGTCCAGTGCAGGACCACATCAtcgcggagcggcggcggagggagaagATCAACCAGCGGTTCATCGAGCTCTCCACCGTCATCCCCGAGCTCAAGAAG ATGGACAAGGCGACCATTCTTGGGGACGCGGTGAAGTACGTGAGGAAGCTGCAGGAGAAGGTGAAGACCCTGGAGGAGGACGGCGCCCacagcgccggcggcagcagcagcatggtgCAGTCGGCGGTGCTCGTCAAGAAGCCGTGCCACCTGCAGCCCGAGGACGAGGCCAtcatggcgagcggcggcggcggcgacggcggtcaGCTGCCGGAGATCGAGGCGCGGCTGTCGGAGAAGAGCGTTTTGGTGCGGATCCACTGCCGCAACGCGAGGGGGCTTCTGGTGAGGGTGATATCGGAGGTGGAGAAGATGCACCTCTCCATCACCCACACCAACGTCATGCCCttccccgcctccaccgccatcaTCACCATCACAGCCAAG GTGGAGGAGGGGTTCATTGCCACAGTGGATGAGATAGTGAGAAGTATTAACTCCGTGCTACACCAACATTACAGCAGCAGTtctgaagaaacaagaggaTAG